Genomic window (bacterium):
TGGCGCCGTGGTAGGCCGCCCAGGACGATCCGTAACCGGGGAAGAACTCCTCGTTCCACTCGCCGTTGAAATACGGGTAGCCCCGCGCGTCGAGGGCCCGGGCCTGGGCGCCGGAGAACCGTCCCTCCCACTTGACGGCGTTGGCCGGCAGGAAGGGGTTGAAGGGATGCCGCGGCGGCGGGAAGAGGTAGGTCGAGTTGGCCCCCATCTCGTGGCTGTCGACCAGGAGCTGCGGCACCCAGCGGGCGACCTCGCGGCTGCGCGCGCTCTCGGGCAGCTGCATGGTGATCCAGTCGCGGTTCATGTCGAACAGGTAGTGGTTGCCGCGCCCCCAGGGCCAGACGGCGCGGTGGGCGAGATCGTCGAGGTCGGCCTGGGCGCGGCGGTGGGCGAAGCTCGTCACCTGGGCCAGGTAGCGCGTGCGGCCGTCCGGATTCTCGCAGGGATCGATGAGCACCAGCAGTTTTCCGCGCAGGTCGGTCGCCGCGGCGTCGGTGCCGGCCACGAGGCGATAGGCCACCACGGCCGCCGCGTCGGTGCTGCTCAGCTCGTCGCCGTGGATCCCGTAGGCCAGCCAGGCGACAGCGCGTGCGGCCGACAGGTCGGCGGCCGCCGGCGTGCCCCCGCGCCGGGGATCCAGCCGCGCGACGTGGGCGGCGCGGAAGCCCTCCAGGTCGGCCACCACCTCGGGCTCGGAAACCGCCAGGTAGACCAGGGGCCGCCCCTCGTAGGTGCGCCCGAACTCGACCAGGGTCGCGCGCGGCGAAGCGGCCGCGAGGGCCTCGAAGTAGCGCACCACCTCGTCGGGCCGCAGCGGACGCGCGGCCGGCTCGACGCCGGTCACCGCGGCGATGGTGGGCACGGCGGGATCGAAGGACGCCGCCGGGAAGCGGGCGGCCAGGTCGAGGGGCTGCAGGCCCTCGTTGAGGGCGGCGGCGGGGACATCCGTCGCCACGGCGACGACGACAGCGAGCAGCAGGGCGGACAGGACGAGCTGGCGAGCGCGCATGGGAGCTCCCTGGTTGGATCGGGTGCTTCGGGGTGGAACGATCGGGCCGGTGGGCCGGCGGCATGGTACCACACCGGGGGCGGTGGGCCAAGGAAACGCCCCGCCCCCGGGAGGGGACGGGGCGTCGCGGCGTGGCCGGGAGCGTCCGGCTACTTCTTCAGCTCCATGCTCGAGATGACCATGCGCTGCGCCTCACTGGTGCCCTCGTAGATCTCGGTGATGCGGGCGTCGCGGAAGTGACGCTCCACCGGGTACTCCTTGGAGTAGCCGTTGCCGCCGAAGATCTGCACGGCCTCGTTGGTGATGAAGTGGCTGGCCTCGCTGGCGTAGAGCTTGGCCATGGCCGACTCCTCGCTGTAGCGGCCGCCCTGGTCCTTGGCCCACGCGGCGCGGTAGGTGAGCAGGCGGGCCGCGTCGAGCTGCGTGGCCATGTCGGCGATCTTCCACTGGATGGCCTGGAAGGCCGCGATGGGCCGGCCGAACTGCTCGCGCTCCCGGCTGTAGGCCCGCGCCGCCTCGAAGGCCGCGGCGCTGATGCCCAGGGCCTGGCTGGCGATGCCGATGCGGCCGCCGTCCAGGGTGCTCATGGCGACCTTGAAGCCCGACCCCTCGGGGCCGAGCACCTGGTCGTCCGGCACGCGCACGTTGTCGAAGGCGAGCTGGGCCGTGTCCGAGGCGCGGATGCCCAGCTTGTCCTCCTTGCGGATCACCGAGAAGCCCGGGGCCGTGTTCTCGACGATGAAGGCGCGGATGCCCTTGTGTTTCAGCGCAGGGTCGGTCTGGGCGAAGACGATCAGCACGTCGGCGTGGGCGCCGTTGGTGATGAAGTTCTTCATGCCGTTGAGGACCCAGCTGTCGCCGTCCTTCTTCGCCGTGGTGGCCTGGGCGGCGGCGTCGGTGCCGGCGCCGGGCTCGCTCAGGCAGTAGGCGCCGAGCTTCTTCCCGCTGGCCAGCGGCGTCAGCCATTTCGCCTTCTGCTCCGCGGTGGCGTAGGTCTCCAGCGGCCAGCAGACCAGGCTGTTGTTCACCGACATGATCACGCCGCAGGAGGCGCAGGCCTTGCTGATCTCCTCCATGGCCACCACGTAGCAGATGGTGTCCAGGCCGGCTCCGCCGAACTCCTCGGGCACGTTCATGCCCATGAAGCCCAGCTCCCCCATCTTCTGCACGATGTCGTGGGGGAAGCGCTCCTCGTGGTCGAGGGCCGCGGCCACGGGCGCGATCTCACGCTGGGCGAAGTCGCGGGCCATGTCGCGGATCATGCGCTGCTGTTCATTCAGTTCGAAGATCACGGCGTCTCCTCTTGGTCCGGATGCCTAGTTGGCGTAGTCGTAGAAACCCTTGCCGCTCTTGCGGCCGAGATGGCCCGCGTCGACCATGCGGCGGAGCAGCGGGCAGGGACGGTATTTGCTGTCGCCGAAGCCCTCGTAGAGGACCTCCATGATGTCCAGGCAGATGTCCAGGCCGATGAAGTCGGCCAGGGTCAGGGGCCCCATGGGGTGCGCCATGCCCAGCTTCATGACGGTGTCGATGGCCTCCTTGTCGGCCACGCCCTCCATGAGGCAGTAGACCGCCTCGTTGATCATCGGCATCAGGACCCGGTTGCTGATGAAGCCGGGGTAGTCCTGGACCGTGACCGGCACCTTGCCCAGGTCCGAGGCGCACTTCGTGATCGTGGCCAGGGTCTCCGGGCTGGTGGCCTGGCCGCAGATGATCTCGACCAGCTTCATGATGGGCACCGGGTTCATGAAGTGCATGCCGATGACGTCCCCGGGGCGCTGCGTGCACGCGGCGATCTTGGTCAGGCTGATGCTCGAGGTGTTCGAGGCGAGAATCGCCCCCGGTTTGCACACCTCGTCGAGCTTGGTGAAGATCTCCTTCTTCACCGCGAAGCTCTCGAAGACCGCCTCGACGACCAGGTCGCTGTCGGCGGCGTTGTCCAGGCCGACGACCGGGTGCAGGCGTCCGAGGGTGGCCTGGGCGTCGGCCTCGCTGAGGGTCTCCTTCTTGACCATGCGGCCGAGGTTCTTCTCGATGGTGCCCATGGCCCGGTCGAGGAACTCCTGCTTCACGTCGATCAGGTTGACGTCGTGACCGCACTGGGCGAAGACCTGGGCGATGCCGTTGCCCATGGTGCCGCCGCCGATGACCGAAACCTTCATGATCGTTGCTCCTTTGTCCGGCTTGCCGGAAGGGTTACGGACGGCTGATGGCCATGCTCACGGCGTCGCCGCCGCCGAGACAGAGACTGGCGATGCCCTTGTCGACGCCCCGGTCCTCCATGGCGTGCAGCAGGGTGACGAGGATGCGGGCGCCGGAGCAGCCGATCGGATGGCCGAGGCTGACGCCGCCGCCGTTGACGTTGACGGTGTCCTCGTCGAGCTCGAGCTGGCGCACCACGGCCACGCTCTGGGCGGCGAAGGCCTCGTTCAGCTCGTACAGCCCGTAGTCGGTGGTCTTCGTGCCGAGCTTCGTCAGCAGGTTCCGGATGCTCGTGACCGGAGCCATCATGACCTGCTTGGGCTCGACCGCGCCGGTGGTGGCGCCGTCGATGTAGGCGCGGATGGTGAGCCCGTTGGTCCGGGCGAAGTCCTCGCTGCAGATCAGCAGCGCCGCCGCGCCGTCGTTGATCGACGAGGCGTTGCCGGCGGTGACGGTGCCGCCGTCGCGCTTGAAGGCCGGACGCAGCTGGGCCATCTTCTCGGCGCTGACGTCGGCCCGCGGCCCCTCGTCACGGGCGACGACGACCGGAGCGCCCTTGCGCTGGGGCACCTCGACCGGCACCACCTCGGCGTCGAACCTGCCGTGCTCCCAGGCGGCAACCGCCCGGGCGTGGCTGCGGGCGGCGTAGGCGTCCTGGTCCTCGCGGCTGACGTGGTACGTGTCGACGACCCACTCGGCGGTCATGCCCATGTGGAAGTCGTTGTAGATGTCCCACAGGCCGTCGTGGACGAGCAGGTCGGTCACCTTGCCGTCGCCGAGGCGCAGGCCGTCGCGGGCCCCCATCAGCGCGTACGGGATCCGGCTCATGTTCTCGAAGCCGCCGGCGATGACGCACTCCTTGTCGCCGGCCCGGATGGCCTGGTCGGCCAGGGCCACGGCCTTCAGGCCCGAGCCGCACACCTTGTTGATGGTCATGGCGCTGACCGTCTCGGGGATGCCCCCGAAGATGGCCGCCTGGCGGGCCGGATTCTGGTTCAGGCCGGCCTGGCAGACGCAGCCCATGATGACCTCGTCGACCTTGTTCACGTCGACCCCCGTGCGCTCGACCAGGGCCCGGACCGTGATGGCGCCCAGCTCGGGCGACCGGATCGAGGACAGGCCGCCCTGGAAGGTGCCGATGGGGGTGCGGACCGCACCGCAGATGACCGCTCGCTTGCTCATGTCTCTATCGCTCCTTGTGGGGCGCGCCCGGGACGCGCCGTGACGTCGTCGTGTCTAGTGTTCGAGTTCGTAGCGGCCGATGACCATGCGCTGGATCTCGCTGGTCCCCTCGCCGATGGTGCACAGCTTGGCGTCGCGGTACATGCGCTCGACGGGGTACTCGGTCGTGTAGCCGTAGCCCCCGAGCACCTGGATGGCCTTGTGGGTGACGAACATGGCCGTCTCGCTGGCGTGCAGCTTGGCCATGGCGGCCATCTGGCCGTAGGGCTGGCCGGCGTCCTTGAGGCGGCAGGCCTCGTAGGTGAGCTGGCGGGAGGCCTCGATCTGCACCGCCATGTCGGCGAGCATGAACTCGATGGCCTGGAACTTCGCGATGGCCTGGCCGAACTGCTTGCGCTCCTTGGCATACGCGCGGGCCGTGTCGTAGGCCCCGACGGCGAGGCCGAGGGCCACCGCGGCGATGGAGATGCGGCCGCCGTCCAGCGTCTGCATGAAGTACTTGAAGCCGTCGCCCTCGCTGCCGAGAAGGAGGTCGCCCGGAACGCGGACGTCCTCGAGGGTCAGGGGCGCGGTGTCGCTGGCCCGCATGCCCAGCTTGTCCTCTTTCTTGTGGACGGTGAAGCCCGGCGTGTCGGTGGGCACGATGAAGGCGCTGATGCCGCGGCTGCCCTCGGCCGCGAGGTCGGTCTTGGCCGTGATGATCAGGGCGCCGGCGTAGTGGGAATTGGTGATCCACATCTTCGAGCCGTTGAGCACCCAGTCGTCGCCGTCCCGGACGGCGACGGTCTTCGTGCCGCCCGCGTCGCTGCCGGCGCCGGCCTCGGTCAGGCCGAAGCTCAGGAGGCTCTCCCCCGCCGCGGCCGGCGGCAGGAAGCGCTGCTTCTGCGCTTCGGTGCCCAGGGCGGCGATGGGCCAGCAGCCGAGGCTGTTGTGGGCCGCGACCGTCAGGCCGTGGCTGCCGCACACCCGCGAGATCTCCTCGACGACCAGGGCGTAGCTGGTGATGTCGGCCCCCACGCCGCCGTACGGCTCGGGCGTGGTCAGCCCCAGGAAGCCCAGTCCCCC
Coding sequences:
- a CDS encoding acyl-CoA dehydrogenase, producing the protein MIFELNEQQRMIRDMARDFAQREIAPVAAALDHEERFPHDIVQKMGELGFMGMNVPEEFGGAGLDTICYVVAMEEISKACASCGVIMSVNNSLVCWPLETYATAEQKAKWLTPLASGKKLGAYCLSEPGAGTDAAAQATTAKKDGDSWVLNGMKNFITNGAHADVLIVFAQTDPALKHKGIRAFIVENTAPGFSVIRKEDKLGIRASDTAQLAFDNVRVPDDQVLGPEGSGFKVAMSTLDGGRIGIASQALGISAAAFEAARAYSREREQFGRPIAAFQAIQWKIADMATQLDAARLLTYRAAWAKDQGGRYSEESAMAKLYASEASHFITNEAVQIFGGNGYSKEYPVERHFRDARITEIYEGTSEAQRMVISSMELKK
- a CDS encoding 3-hydroxybutyryl-CoA dehydrogenase, translating into MKVSVIGGGTMGNGIAQVFAQCGHDVNLIDVKQEFLDRAMGTIEKNLGRMVKKETLSEADAQATLGRLHPVVGLDNAADSDLVVEAVFESFAVKKEIFTKLDEVCKPGAILASNTSSISLTKIAACTQRPGDVIGMHFMNPVPIMKLVEIICGQATSPETLATITKCASDLGKVPVTVQDYPGFISNRVLMPMINEAVYCLMEGVADKEAIDTVMKLGMAHPMGPLTLADFIGLDICLDIMEVLYEGFGDSKYRPCPLLRRMVDAGHLGRKSGKGFYDYAN
- a CDS encoding acetyl-CoA C-acetyltransferase gives rise to the protein MSKRAVICGAVRTPIGTFQGGLSSIRSPELGAITVRALVERTGVDVNKVDEVIMGCVCQAGLNQNPARQAAIFGGIPETVSAMTINKVCGSGLKAVALADQAIRAGDKECVIAGGFENMSRIPYALMGARDGLRLGDGKVTDLLVHDGLWDIYNDFHMGMTAEWVVDTYHVSREDQDAYAARSHARAVAAWEHGRFDAEVVPVEVPQRKGAPVVVARDEGPRADVSAEKMAQLRPAFKRDGGTVTAGNASSINDGAAALLICSEDFARTNGLTIRAYIDGATTGAVEPKQVMMAPVTSIRNLLTKLGTKTTDYGLYELNEAFAAQSVAVVRQLELDEDTVNVNGGGVSLGHPIGCSGARILVTLLHAMEDRGVDKGIASLCLGGGDAVSMAISRP
- a CDS encoding acyl-CoA dehydrogenase; translation: MQLNENQKMIRQMARDFAHAKIAPIAAEIDRTAAFPEATVREMGGLGFLGLTTPEPYGGVGADITSYALVVEEISRVCGSHGLTVAAHNSLGCWPIAALGTEAQKQRFLPPAAAGESLLSFGLTEAGAGSDAGGTKTVAVRDGDDWVLNGSKMWITNSHYAGALIITAKTDLAAEGSRGISAFIVPTDTPGFTVHKKEDKLGMRASDTAPLTLEDVRVPGDLLLGSEGDGFKYFMQTLDGGRISIAAVALGLAVGAYDTARAYAKERKQFGQAIAKFQAIEFMLADMAVQIEASRQLTYEACRLKDAGQPYGQMAAMAKLHASETAMFVTHKAIQVLGGYGYTTEYPVERMYRDAKLCTIGEGTSEIQRMVIGRYELEH